TATCCCAGCGTAAAGCGTAGATTTGAATGATTTCCGGTGCCGTCAGTGTGAGATCCGTCGATAGAATCGCGAGCCACTCGTTTTTCTTGGAGCGATGGCGAACAAAGACCACAACGACCGGAATACCAGGAACCAGTTCCGTATGAATCTGACGCAAAATATTCCGCTGCTTCCCTTGCACTTGTGTAGCGGATCGGTAAAGACCTTTGAGATCGACCCGCTTGCCATGAACGAGATATCGCTTGTTGTCGTTTTTCACCATGCCAATGACATGAAGACCTCGTTCCACCACTCGCCCGATTAAGGGCGCATGAGTGAACCAGCTATCCATGAGTACGTAAGTCGCAGAAACACCCGAGGCGATGGCCCGATCCAGCAGTTCAGAAACCAGATGTGGGGCCGAAAGAAGAGCTTCTTTTCGGCGTTTGTACCCAGAGGATCGCTTATCGATTTCCGGATGAATACCGGTTAGTCCAGCCTTCACGGAACTGAGCAAGGCGAAGTCCAAAGGGAGAAACGTATGGCCGTCCGACCAGCCTAAAGTCAGCATACGAAATCCCTTATAATAAGCACCGGTGGCGTGATCCTTGAACCGAGCCAGAAGTTCTACGGCTTTGCTGCGATTTCGTTCAAACATGGAATCGTCGACGATGAACACGGAAGTTCGCGTGACGGAGGTCAAGGTTTCGACTCGCTGAACGGTGTCGCTGCTGAGTGAAGTCAAGAAACGCCGCCAAGCAAATTGGCTGTGATTCAGAAACCGGTAGACGGCATCTTTGCCAGGAAACGCTTCACCTTTGGAACTTTCGAGCAGACGAAACCAGTTCTTCTGATGAAAAAGCAAGACAAAAACGAGCATAAATAGATGGGAACAGGTATAACCAAACGTCTTTTTGAATCCTGCTTTTCTCAAGTGCTTCAAGACACCGAGTTCCTGAAAAGCAGGTCTCATTTCAGGTGGGAGTTGATCTAGGGACGACTTTTGTTTTATCATGGAAGGGACACCTCTTCTGTGGTTTAGTGGATCTCGACAATCTCACTTTACCAAAGGAAGCGGTGTTTTTCTATGTTGGCAAGATCGCTACTTAAACCAGCTTCACCTTAACACCGGCTTGGGGTCAACTCAATTTTGACTCTGCGAAAGTTGAGTAACTAATCTTTCTCTATACATCTGTCTTTCTCCCATAGGATAATGAATAGCAGTTGGAGCCATTCATTAAAGGGGACGCTGCTAGATGAACCAAGATCATCTTATCCGTGAGATTAACCAATCCTACTCGTTACGTATTGAGCAATTCAAGCTTCACCGGGAGATGATTGGTTCGGTTTATTTTGTAGAGGGCGGGGGTAAGCGTTATGTGCTCAAAATATACCGCAGCTTCAAAACAGCCGATGCCATGCAGTCTCTTCGGATTCTTGACTATTTGCAGACTCATTCCTTTCCGGCTGTGACGGTCCTGCGGACTGCCAGACACAAGAACCACATTCTTCTTGAAGCCCAGGAGGGCTGGCTTACCGCTGTGCTCTACGACTATGTAGAGGGTGACAATCCTGATG
This genomic interval from Paenibacillus sp. FSL H8-0332 contains the following:
- a CDS encoding transposase; the protein is MIKQKSSLDQLPPEMRPAFQELGVLKHLRKAGFKKTFGYTCSHLFMLVFVLLFHQKNWFRLLESSKGEAFPGKDAVYRFLNHSQFAWRRFLTSLSSDTVQRVETLTSVTRTSVFIVDDSMFERNRSKAVELLARFKDHATGAYYKGFRMLTLGWSDGHTFLPLDFALLSSVKAGLTGIHPEIDKRSSGYKRRKEALLSAPHLVSELLDRAIASGVSATYVLMDSWFTHAPLIGRVVERGLHVIGMVKNDNKRYLVHGKRVDLKGLYRSATQVQGKQRNILRQIHTELVPGIPVVVVFVRHRSKKNEWLAILSTDLTLTAPEIIQIYALRWDIEVFFKCTKSLLRLQKEFQGRSYDLLISHTTIVFSRYILLAWQHRQSTDQRTLGGLFYLLCDEVGTLDWAVALQQLVELMNEIANQVGKKLSAMIKSQLQHWIAALPNYIKAYLPISGCES